CGCTCTTCACCCAGGCCCAGGATAGCGCCTGCCCCAGCGGTGAGATCTGCCGGTGGAGCGACAGCAGCTTCTTTCAGACCACTTTCGCCAGCACCACCTCCCGGGGCCGGGTGCTCACCGACAGTCCTGCCTGGTTCAGCCGCAAGATCGTGGGCAAGGAGTATTCCCCGCTTTCCGGCGAGTTGGTCCACAAGTCGGGCCGCTCGACCGGGCAGACCAGCGGCGCGATCACCAATACCTGCATCCATGTCGGGCCCAACGGTCCGGTGACCAACAGCTGGCTGTGCCAGTACAAGGCCAAGTACGACAGCATGCTAGGGGACAGTGGCTCGCCGGTGTACCAAACCAAATACCCGGCGGATGCCGTCCTCTACGGGATCCACTGGGGACGGTGGGAGACCCCCTTGACGTCTCGGGCCATTTTCTCGCCGGTGGGAGGGATCGAGGCCGACCTGGGCTATCTCCATGTCACCGCCGCCGACGGCGCACCGCTGGCCAAGTTCATCTCGCCGCAGATGGGGGACAACTTGGGCTACGGCACGTTCTTCAACGTCACTCTTTCGGTGAGCGTGGGAGACCACGAGGACGGGGTGGCCTGCACCGGCTGCTCGGTGACCTGGAGCTCCACCATGGATGGATACTTGGGGACCGACCCGGTGGTCAACGGCATTGCTACCCGGCAGGTGATCCTCAACGGCGCCGGGCCGCGGATTCTCAAGGCGCGGGCGAAGGACTCCGCTGGTGTGGAGTACGAGACCTGGGTCCTGGTGAAGACCAGCAGCTCGGCGCCCAGCGTTTGGATCGACATTCCCAACGCCGGGGATCAGTTCACCAACGGCATCCCCCAACCGGTGGTCGCCTCTTCCTTCGATCCGGACACCTTTGCTCCTCTGCCCTGCAGTAGCCTGGTGTGGAGCACCAATCTCCCCGCCGACGGGACGGCCCAGGGCTGCAACCCGTTGCTCACCTTCAACACTTCCGGTTGGCGTCTGCTGACGGTCACCGGCACCGACGGCGACGGTCTGCAGGATTCGGATTCGGTGTGGATCGAGGTGATCACCGGCCCTGCGTCGGGTCCTCCCGAGGTGACCATTCACGCGCCGGGTTACGGCGAGCTGCACCCGCGCACGGTGCCGCTGACCTTGACCGGCAGCGCCCACGATCCCGATGGCAAGAGCCCGATCCAATATGAGTGGATCCTCAGCGGTCCCTACATCTATGGCGGCTCCCCCCAGGTCATTGCCACCACCAGCGGCGCCAACGATCAGCAGGTCTCGCTGACCTGGACCCCCTCTGCCCACGTGGCGCCGACCTGCGGTGGTGTCTCCCTGCAGCTCCAGCTGCGCGCCACCGACGCCGATAACGAGCAGGGCAGCGCCAGCCAGCCTCTCTACATCAGCGATCCTCCCTGCTGATCCACCGCTCCGTTTTGGCACGATCACTCCGCCCCGGCCCGAGCTTTCGGGTCGGGGCGGGGTGCTTAGAAACTGAACGCTCCGCCCACCGACACCCCGCTGGCGTCCCCGGTGTTGCGCCCGTCGAGGGTTGTGAAGCCTTGCACGAAGAGGCCCAGGTCGGGGGTCACTCGGGCGTAGATCTTCGCGCCCAGGCGCTCCGACTCCTCTTCATTGCTCGGAAACGTGAAGCCGGCTTCGCCGATATCGGTGCCGTCGTCGGACAGATAGCGGGAGTAGAAGCCATTGACCGTGACCCGTCCGAAGCTGTAGCCGACCTCGGTGAAGAGGGGGAAGCCGTCCGGCACATCGTCTCCCCGCAGGTCGTAACCCAGCTGCTGGGAGAAATAGAGGCCGCCGACCTCGCCGTGGTAGACCAGGCGGATCAGGACGTCGGTGCTAGCATCGCCCAGCGAGATGGGGGCGTTGCCCTCGTAGCTGGAGAGCGGTGTGCGGATGCCGCCGGCGACCAGGAAGTCGTGGCGGGCGGAGCCCTGAGAGAACGACGCGAAGCGGTACTCCAGGAGAGCGCTGATGTCTTGGAAGCCATTGTCCTCGAAGCCGGCGAGGCCGTCCGAGTCGACGTCGACATAGGCTGCGGTTCCCACCAGCGCCAGATTCTCCGCGAGACCCCAGGTAGCCCACAGCGAGAAGCTGTCGGTGCTGACCTCGCCGACATTGGGGTTCGAGACCTTGGTTTCGCCGCGCCAGAACTCGTCGTAGCTCTCGGTGGTGTAGGAGAGGGCGACCGTGCCCTCCCCCGGTGCCGGTAGGAAGCCGTTGAGGTCGAGGGCGCTGGTGGCAGGAGCCAGCCCGACGATGAGGCAGAGGGCGAGGAAGACTAGGGCGAACTGTGACTGAGCAAAGAGGCGCTTGGCAAACATGTTGATGGGCTCCGTTCTTGCAATCGAATGATCTCGAAGAGTCCGACGAGGGGAAGCTGGACGAGGTCCTGGTGAGCAACCGAGCGCAAGGCCCGTGCCAGCGGGGCCGTAGCGGACGAGAACACTGTTTCCAAGGGTTTTGGCGTCGGTGGCCGGCGCCGGAGCTCATAGATCGAGCGAGGAGGGAGGGGCCTGGAGCCCATAGGAAGTATGAAGCTGCGACCTGAGTTTCTCTGGGGCCGACGGCCGGGGCAGCGAATGCTGGTACCGGTGGTGGTGCTGGTGATCCTGATCCAGCTGCTGGCGGTGTGGAGCATCATCGCCGGCCGTCGAGGAGCGCGGGACGCGGTGCGCCAGGAGCTGGAGCTCCGCACCCTGGCCAACGCCCGTTCCATGGAAGCGCTGCTGGCGACCCTGCGGGGAGACTGTCTGTCGGTGGCCCGCTCTCCCCTCACCGCCCGCTTTGTCGTCACCCGGGACGACCCCGATCCGCTGGTGCGTCGCTGGAGCCGCCTGGATGTCGAGGCCATGCTCCTGCTCTTCCTCGAGACCAACGCACCGGTGGAGCGGGCGATGTTGGTGGATGGGGAGGGGCAACCGCTGGTGGCGGTGGTGCGGCGGGACGGGGTGCCGGAGCTGGTGGCTCCGGAAGCGGCCCAGCCACCGGCCGGCGAGGCCGGGAGCGGAGACCTGGACTCCACCGAGACGATCTTGGGAGAGTGGGAGCTGGGCAGCGCCGGGGAGCAGCCGGGCATGCTGCGCATCTGGCTCCAGCCCCGGCGGCTGCTGGAGGTGGTGGCGCCGGGCTTCGAGGAGCAGCTGGAGCTGTATACCGGCGCTCACCCAACGGTGGAGGAGGGCGACCATCGGGCTGGTGCCTTGGTGGCTCAGCGGCAGATTTCCGACCCCCACTGGCAGCCGCAGTTGACCTGGACCTTGCTTCGGCGGGAGCCCGCCGGCGGCTTGCTGGCCTCGGTGGACGAGGTCACCGAACGCCTCGGATTGCAGGCCGCCGTCAGCCTGGCGTTGATGGTCTTGGCCCTGCTCCTGGGCCGCTTCGCCTTCGCCCAGGTGCGCCGCGCCGCCCGCTTCGAGGCGGAGGCGGAGCAGCAGGCGCGGGTGCGGCTGCTGGAGCGCCAGCTGGCCCACAGCGAACGCCTGGCCAGCGTCGGCCGCCTGGCGGCGGGCTTCGCCCACGAGATCAACAACCCTCTAGCGGGCATGCTCAACCATCTCGTGTTGCTCCAGGACGATCTCGCTCAGGGCGATGGAGAAGCTGCTGCAGGGCAGGCGGCTCGGGTGCGGGAAGGCCTGGATCGGGTCGCCGGCATCGTCCGCCGGGTGCTGACCTTCGCCGGACCCCGGCCCGCGGTGGAAGAGGGCGGATTGGAGATCCTGGACCTGCGGCAGGTGGTGGATGACACCATTGCGTTTGCGGGTACGGATCCCGAGCACCGCGAGGTCGAGATCGACCGCCGTTTCCCCGCGCAGCCGGTGGAGGTTCGGGGGGATTCGGTGGCCTTGGGTCAGATGGTCCTGAACCTCCTGCTCAACGCCTGCCAGAGTGAGCGGTGCGGGCACATCGGAATCGAGCTGGAGACGGAGGGGGAGTCAGCGGTGCTGACGGTCCTGGACGACGGTGATGGATTCGAGGAGGACGCGTTGGAGCATATTTTCGAGCCTTTCTTTTCCACCCGGGGTACCTCCGGTCTGGGGTTGGCGGTGTGTCACGGTCTGGTGCGCGAGCACGGCGGGGAGATTCGGGCGTGGAATCGGACTTCGGAGAACGGATCTTCGGCGGCTACCGTCGAGGGGGCGTCCGTAGAGGTCCGCCTGCCCCTTGCGAAGAGCCTGCCCCTTGCGAAGAGCACGGTGGGCTCCACGGACGAGGAGATCGCCTCATGAGCACTCCCCGGGGCGCCATCCTGCTGGTGGACGACGAAGCCTACGTCCGCAACTCCCTCGCCGACCTGCTGGGCCGGCGAGGCTTCGATGTGCGCACCGCGGCATCGGTGACGGAGGCGTTGACGCCGAGCTCGTTGGCCGGGCTCGATGCGGTGGTGACGGATCTGCGCATGCCCGGCGAGGGCGGCCGGGAGCTCATCGCCCAGCTCCAGGAGCGGGAGCCCCATCTCCCCATCGTCGTCCTCACCGCCCACGGCACCGTCGACTCGGCGGTGCAATGCGTCAAGGCCGGGGTCTTCGACTACCTGCTCAAACCCGCCGATCCGGAGGAGCTGGAGGTGGTGCTGGAGCGCGCCCTGGGGCAGGCCAAGATGCGCCGGGAGCTCGACTATTTGCGCGCCAGCGGCTCCCCTGGCCGCCGCCGGCCCATGGGGAATTCGAAAGGTTGGAGGGAAGTGCTAGAGCTGGCGGAGCAGGTGGCGCCGGCGGCGACCAGCGTCCTGTTGGTGGGGGAGTCGGGCACCGGCAAAGAGGTAGTGTCCCGCTACCTCCACGACCTCAGCCCACGGCGGGACGGTGCCTTCGTCAGCGTCAACTGCGCGGCGATTCCGGCGGAGCTCTTCGAAAGCGAATTCTTCGGCCATCGCCGGGGGGCTTTCACCGGCGCGGTGTCGGACCGCGAAGGCCGCTTCCGGGTGGCGGACGGCGGCACCCTCTTCCTCGACGAGGTCAACTCCCTGCCGGAGGTGGCTCAGGCCAAGGTCCTGCGGGTGATCCAGGACGGAACCTTCGAGCGCCTCGGCGACAGCCGCCCCACCCGCGTCGACGTGCGCCTCGTCTGCGCCTCCAACACCGATCTGGCGGCGGAGGTGGAGGCAGGGCGCTTCCGCAAGGACCTCTACTACCGCATCAACGTCATGACCCTGCGGCTACCGCCGCTGAGGGATCGCCGGGACGACATTCCCCTCTTCGCCCAAGCATTCCTGGAGGAGTTCGCCGAGCGCCTGGGCAAGCCGGTGCGGGGGGTGGAGCCGGCGGTGCTGGAGGCCATGGCCAGCTATTCCTGGCCGGGCAACGTGCGCGAGCTGCGCAACGTGGTGGAGCGCGGGGTCCTGTTGGCCCGGGGTGAGGAGCTCACCGTCGATTGCCTGCCGGCGGAGCTGCGGGAGGTGGTGCCCGAATCCGTTGGGGCGGATGGGGACTCGGAGCCGGCGGAGGGCTCGCTGGAGCTGCGCGCCAACGTTCTGGCCGCCGAGCGCCGGATCCTGGAACGGGCGCTGGAGGAGGCCGACGGGGTCCGCCGTCAGGCCGCCCGCCTGCTGGGCATCGACGAGCGCAACCTGGCCTACTTCCTGCGCAAGCACGGGTTGATGGAGAAGCGGTGATGGGATTGGGTGGAGACGGGGAGCGGCGAGCTCCTTTCGGTTCATCGAGCCTCCTCGCTTTCGCGCTGCTCTGCGCAGGCCTGCTGTTGGGCTGCGGTGGGGACCCAGGCTCTCCATCGCCCCAGCCGGCGCCCGCGGAGCCTTCGGCCATCGTCCTCACCGATGCCACCGAAAGCTCCGGCCTCGACCACGTTCACGTCAACGGTGCCTCGCCGCAACGCTACCTGCCCGAGACCATGGGCTCCGGCGTCGCCTTCTTCGACGCCGACGGCGACGGCGCGCCGGATCTGTACCTTCCCAACGCCGTGCCGTTGACCGCCGGAGCGGAGGAGCAGAGGCCCGGGGCCTTCTACCGCAACAGTGGGGACGGCACGTTCGAGGAAGCAGGGGAGCGCTCGGGGCTCGCCGAGCCTTTCTTCGGTCTCGGCACGGCGGTGGGGGATCTGGACAACGACGGCGACCTGGATCTCTTCGTCACCGGTCTCGACGGCGACCGCTGTTACCGCAATCTGGGGGACGGCACCTTCGAGGACGCCACCGCCGAGCTCGGCTTCACCGACCGTGGCTTCGGCGCCAGCGCCGCCTTCCTCGATTACGACCGGGACGGCTTCCTCGATCTCTTGGTCGGCCGCTACGTCACCTGGACCCGGGAGACCGACGTCGCCTGCAGCCCCGACGGCGAGCATCGCTCGTATTGCACGCCGGAAGTCTACGAGGGCCAGAGCAATCGGCTCTACCGCAACCTTGGCGGCGAGGGCTTCGAGGACGTCACGGAAGCGGCCGGACTGCTCAGCCCCGGCGGCAAGACCCTGGGGGTGGCGGTGCTCGATCATCAGGGCGACGGCTGGCCGGATCTGCTCATGGCCAACGACACGTCCCGCAACGCCCTCTACCTGAATCAGGGAGATGGCACCTTCGCCGATGCGGCGGTGGAGCTCGGGGTGGCCTTCAGCCTCTCCGGCGCCACCCGGGGAGCCATGGGGGTGGACGTGGGGGATCTCGACGGTGACGGCGCCGCGGAGCTGGTCATCGGCAATTTCGCCCACGAGCTGGCGGCCCTCTACCGGCCGTCGGAGCACGGGCTCTACCGCGACGACGCCAACCAGCTGGGGGTCGGGCTGCCGACCCTCATGTCCCTGACCTTCGGCACCCTGGTGGTGGATTTAGACAACGACGGTTGGCTCGACGTGGTCTTCGCCAACGGCCACATCGAGCCCGACGTAGAGCGCTTCCAGCCGGCCCAGAGCTATGCTCAGGAGCTGCAGATCTTCCGCAATCTGGGCCAGGGCAAGGGTTTCGAAGCGGT
This is a stretch of genomic DNA from Acidobacteriota bacterium. It encodes these proteins:
- a CDS encoding ATP-binding protein → MKLRPEFLWGRRPGQRMLVPVVVLVILIQLLAVWSIIAGRRGARDAVRQELELRTLANARSMEALLATLRGDCLSVARSPLTARFVVTRDDPDPLVRRWSRLDVEAMLLLFLETNAPVERAMLVDGEGQPLVAVVRRDGVPELVAPEAAQPPAGEAGSGDLDSTETILGEWELGSAGEQPGMLRIWLQPRRLLEVVAPGFEEQLELYTGAHPTVEEGDHRAGALVAQRQISDPHWQPQLTWTLLRREPAGGLLASVDEVTERLGLQAAVSLALMVLALLLGRFAFAQVRRAARFEAEAEQQARVRLLERQLAHSERLASVGRLAAGFAHEINNPLAGMLNHLVLLQDDLAQGDGEAAAGQAARVREGLDRVAGIVRRVLTFAGPRPAVEEGGLEILDLRQVVDDTIAFAGTDPEHREVEIDRRFPAQPVEVRGDSVALGQMVLNLLLNACQSERCGHIGIELETEGESAVLTVLDDGDGFEEDALEHIFEPFFSTRGTSGLGLAVCHGLVREHGGEIRAWNRTSENGSSAATVEGASVEVRLPLAKSLPLAKSTVGSTDEEIAS
- a CDS encoding CRTAC1 family protein — translated: MGLGGDGERRAPFGSSSLLAFALLCAGLLLGCGGDPGSPSPQPAPAEPSAIVLTDATESSGLDHVHVNGASPQRYLPETMGSGVAFFDADGDGAPDLYLPNAVPLTAGAEEQRPGAFYRNSGDGTFEEAGERSGLAEPFFGLGTAVGDLDNDGDLDLFVTGLDGDRCYRNLGDGTFEDATAELGFTDRGFGASAAFLDYDRDGFLDLLVGRYVTWTRETDVACSPDGEHRSYCTPEVYEGQSNRLYRNLGGEGFEDVTEAAGLLSPGGKTLGVAVLDHQGDGWPDLLMANDTSRNALYLNQGDGTFADAAVELGVAFSLSGATRGAMGVDVGDLDGDGAAELVIGNFAHELAALYRPSEHGLYRDDANQLGVGLPTLMSLTFGTLVVDLDNDGWLDVVFANGHIEPDVERFQPAQSYAQELQIFRNLGQGKGFEAVPPGSWAGPWVARGLAAGDADGDGDLDLVLTQNGGATRLLRNDSPPRSWLRLRLHGTESNRTAYGTEVTAIAGDRRLVRTLTSGRSYLSASELVLHFGLGDLEALDALEIRWPSGREQRIEQPELGRVLVVEEPSEP
- a CDS encoding sigma-54 dependent transcriptional regulator, with protein sequence MSTPRGAILLVDDEAYVRNSLADLLGRRGFDVRTAASVTEALTPSSLAGLDAVVTDLRMPGEGGRELIAQLQEREPHLPIVVLTAHGTVDSAVQCVKAGVFDYLLKPADPEELEVVLERALGQAKMRRELDYLRASGSPGRRRPMGNSKGWREVLELAEQVAPAATSVLLVGESGTGKEVVSRYLHDLSPRRDGAFVSVNCAAIPAELFESEFFGHRRGAFTGAVSDREGRFRVADGGTLFLDEVNSLPEVAQAKVLRVIQDGTFERLGDSRPTRVDVRLVCASNTDLAAEVEAGRFRKDLYYRINVMTLRLPPLRDRRDDIPLFAQAFLEEFAERLGKPVRGVEPAVLEAMASYSWPGNVRELRNVVERGVLLARGEELTVDCLPAELREVVPESVGADGDSEPAEGSLELRANVLAAERRILERALEEADGVRRQAARLLGIDERNLAYFLRKHGLMEKR